In one Pseudomonas sp. 31-12 genomic region, the following are encoded:
- a CDS encoding succinylglutamate desuccinylase/aspartoacylase family protein, with product MEHIEHLLPWGSPGIERRLSVFRFGSGPRKAYIQASLHADELPGMRVAVELKKRLRELEQEGRLNATIELVPVANPIGLSQMFQATHQGRFDFASGKNFNRDFPSLGEAVATRVSGRLNGKAKDNVEVIRAAMHEVLNELPQANSTLEGLQRLLLTHACDADVVLDLHCDFESILLLYSLPQLWDSLEPLANRLGAGAALLAESAGGDSFDEACSTPWLQLAKQFPDAAIPIACTATTIELGGMADTGHVAAEVHAEAILAYLGGLKMISGDWPKVPSSSCEATPFAGAQYAYAPHAGVVSFLKPLGARVNKGDALFDVFDPITDRHTRVCATTNGVLYARERLRFAQPGLWLAKVTGSEPIRQGRLLTD from the coding sequence ATGGAACACATTGAGCACTTGCTGCCCTGGGGCAGCCCGGGTATCGAGCGACGTCTGTCAGTTTTTCGTTTTGGTAGCGGACCTCGCAAAGCCTACATTCAGGCATCGCTGCACGCGGATGAGTTGCCAGGTATGCGCGTTGCGGTCGAGCTGAAAAAGCGCTTGCGCGAGCTGGAGCAAGAGGGTCGGCTGAACGCGACGATTGAACTGGTTCCGGTGGCCAATCCCATAGGGCTGTCACAGATGTTTCAAGCCACTCATCAGGGTCGATTCGACTTTGCCAGCGGCAAAAATTTCAATCGGGATTTCCCGTCACTCGGGGAAGCGGTGGCTACGCGGGTTAGCGGGCGCCTGAACGGCAAGGCCAAGGATAATGTGGAGGTCATCAGGGCAGCCATGCACGAAGTGCTGAACGAGCTGCCTCAAGCGAACTCAACGCTTGAAGGGTTGCAACGCCTTTTGTTGACTCACGCCTGTGATGCGGATGTGGTGCTTGATCTGCATTGCGACTTTGAGTCCATTCTTCTGCTTTATAGCCTGCCACAGCTTTGGGACTCACTTGAGCCATTGGCAAACCGCCTCGGCGCCGGTGCGGCTTTACTGGCCGAATCAGCCGGCGGCGATTCCTTCGACGAAGCATGCTCCACCCCTTGGCTCCAGTTGGCCAAGCAATTTCCAGACGCTGCCATTCCGATAGCCTGCACGGCCACGACCATAGAACTGGGCGGTATGGCGGACACCGGTCACGTCGCGGCCGAAGTTCACGCAGAAGCCATACTGGCGTACTTGGGGGGCCTGAAGATGATCAGCGGTGACTGGCCCAAAGTACCCTCCTCGTCCTGTGAAGCTACGCCATTTGCAGGCGCGCAGTATGCTTATGCACCACACGCGGGGGTCGTCTCTTTCCTGAAACCATTGGGTGCACGGGTAAACAAAGGGGACGCGCTGTTTGACGTCTTCGATCCAATCACTGACCGCCATACACGAGTTTGCGCCACCACGAATGGCGTGCTCTACGCCCGTGAGCGCTTGCGGTTTGCTCAACCCGGCCTTTGGCTAGCCAAGGTCACTGGTAGCGAACCCATTCGTCAAGGGCGCCTCTTGACCGATTGA
- a CDS encoding ABC transporter substrate-binding protein translates to MKTITLLGAVALTAMSAMSAFAMAEEQTLRIGIEAAYPPFASKTADGAITGFDYDIGNALCEKMAVKCVWTEQQFDGLIPSLKVRKIDAILSSMSITPDRLKSVDFSKKYYHTPGKLAMKAGTVINDPLVDLKGKRVGVQRASTYDRYASDKFAAAGIEVVRYGSQGEAFLDLASGRLDATLADIVNIDEGFIKTDAGKGFALVGPDFTDKKYFGNGAGIAVRKSDSATAEKLNAAIDAVRADGTYQKIQNKYFNYDIYGG, encoded by the coding sequence CCATGAGCGCATTCGCTATGGCAGAAGAACAGACACTGCGCATAGGTATCGAAGCGGCCTATCCGCCCTTCGCGTCCAAGACAGCAGACGGCGCGATCACCGGTTTCGACTACGACATTGGCAATGCGCTGTGCGAGAAAATGGCGGTCAAATGCGTATGGACGGAACAGCAGTTCGACGGATTGATTCCATCACTGAAGGTTCGCAAGATCGACGCTATCCTCTCCTCCATGTCGATCACGCCCGACCGCCTTAAATCGGTCGATTTCAGCAAAAAGTACTATCACACCCCCGGCAAACTGGCGATGAAGGCCGGCACCGTCATCAACGATCCGCTGGTTGACCTCAAAGGCAAGCGAGTAGGCGTTCAGCGCGCGTCAACCTACGATCGCTATGCCAGTGACAAATTCGCCGCGGCGGGTATTGAAGTCGTGCGCTACGGCTCCCAAGGTGAAGCGTTCCTGGACCTGGCGTCCGGTCGCCTGGATGCCACCCTTGCCGACATCGTCAACATCGATGAAGGCTTCATCAAGACTGACGCTGGCAAGGGCTTCGCATTGGTAGGCCCCGACTTCACCGACAAAAAATACTTTGGCAACGGCGCTGGTATTGCAGTACGCAAAAGCGATTCCGCGACCGCTGAAAAACTCAATGCCGCTATCGACGCCGTTCGCGCAGACGGCACTTACCAAAAGATTCAGAACAAGTATTTCAACTACGACATCTACGGCGGCTGA